The Canis lupus dingo isolate Sandy chromosome 11, ASM325472v2, whole genome shotgun sequence genome includes a region encoding these proteins:
- the IL9 gene encoding interleukin-9 has protein sequence MLLSTVLASVLLLCTVASQECFSFMGISDVRYLIDKVQKQPPSSCSCSANVTDCLCLPIPSDNCTTPCFQEGLSQLINSTVGARYLLIFNRVKRTVQDLKNKCKYFSCEQPCNQTTTGNTLMFLRSLQEIFQKKKGVTV, from the exons ATGCTCCTGTCCACAGTCCTTGCCTCTGTTCTGCTCCTCTGCACTGTGGCCAGCCAGGAGTGTTTTAGCTTTATGGGGATCAGTGATGTCAGGTACCTCATTGACAAAGTGCAG AAACAACCCCCTTCAAGCTGCAGTTGCAGCGCCAAT GTGACCGACTGTTTGTGTCTGCCCATTCCTTCT GACAACTGCACCACACCATGCTTCCAAGAGGGTCTGTCCCAGTTGATCAACTCCACAGTGGGAGCAAGATACCTTCTGATTTTCAATCGAGTAAAAAGAACAGTCCAAGACCTAAAGAACAAGTGCAAG TATTTCTCCTGTGAACAGCCATGTAACCAAACCACAACAGGCAACACGCTGATGTTTCTGAGGAGTCTCCaggaaattttccagaaaaaaaagggagTCACAGTATGA